GAGTAGATGGGAAAGTTGCCGCGATCGAATATGCTCGTACTGCTAATATTCCGTTTTTGGGCTTGTGCTTGGGGATGCAGTGTTGTGCGATCGAATGGGCGCGCAACGTAGCTCAACTGAAGGATGCTAATAGTGCTGAGTTTGCCCCCGAAAGCCCTAACCCAATTATCAATATTCTGCCAGAACAACAAGATGTAATCGACCTAGGCGGTACAATGCGTTTGGGAACTTATCCCTGCCGTTTAAAACCTGATACCCTAGCTCATTCTCTATATCAGACTGAAGTAATTTATGAACGCCATCGCCATCGGTATGAATTTAACAACGCCTATCGCAGCCTACTGTTAGAAACAGACTACGAAATTAGTGGCACATCTCCTGATGGACGTTTAGTAGAAATTATTGAAATGCCTAATCATCCATTTTTTATCGCTACTCAGTTCCATCCTGAGTTTCGTTCTCGCCCCAATAATCCTCATCCCTTATTTTTGGGTTTAGTTAAAGCAGCCTTGACCAGAAACAACTTATCTAAAGAAAAACACATTCCGATATCTACAGTAAACTGATCTTGGAGCTGTCACTTTTTTACGTAACAATATAAGACTGACTCTCTCAAGAGATGAACAGTGAAGCATGAGGACGGAAAAAACATTTGTATTGATGTACTTTCTAACTCACACTCTTTCAAATTTTCTTCTGTATATGGCTTTTTAATTAGCACAATAGAATGTTCACCAGCAAAATTAAGAATAATATTCCTTTAGATAAAATTCGCTACAACGAACAAGGATTAGTACCGGCGATCGCCCAAGATTATTTAGATGGTACAGTCTTGATGATGGCGTGGATGAACCAGGATTCATTACAAAAAACTTTGGAAACTGGCGAAACCTGGTACTGGAGTAGATCCCGTCAGCAATTATGGCATAAAGGTGCAACTTCTGGACATATTCAGAAAGTGCGATCGCTTCGCTACGACTGCGATAGTGATGCTTTGTTGATTACTATTGAGCAAATTGGCGGGATTGCCTGTCATACAGGAGAACGCAGCTGTTTTCATCAGATAGGCGATACCAAAGTCGCGCCCCCCGCCGATACCCTATCAGAAGTATACCGAGTTATTTGCGATCGCCTGGCTAACCCGACTGAAACTTCCTATACCTGTAAGCTGCTTGCAGGAGGTGATAATAAAATCCTCAAAAAGATTGGTGAAGAATCAGCCGAAGTAGTCATGGCCTGTAAAGATGACGACAGTAGCGCGATCGCTTCTGAAGTAGCAGATTTGCTATATCATACCTTGGTTGCCTTAGCTTACCACAACGTAGATATTCGCGATGTTTATCGACAATTACAGTCTAGAAGAGGCTAGTTTTGAGGGAATGAGGGCGATGGAGGCAATAATTTGCTACTTTTGTAATGCCTCATCCTAATATTGACGCTCGCTAATCATTATTAAACTGCTGCTTTGCGAATTTCTGAATAAAAAGAGGTTTGCTTCTTACCATCACTATATTTAACTACGGTGGTACGCATTCTAAAATTGTCACTAGCAAACCACTGGCGTTCCTCAGCATACATTTTATCTGTTTCAATGATTAGAGTAAGAGCTTCATCTTCAGCTAAAACATAACGCCCGCAGATTTTAGCATCTTCAGGACGAATTAATTTTCCAGTGCGATCGTTTTCTAAATCTTTAACTAAAATAATGGTGGCAGAACCTACTTGTTTGGTTTTGCCCCAGTCTACAGAGTTATCCCAGCTTTGAACTGTACCACCGACGATCAAGTTAGAGTCTAAATGATGTTTTTGACACAGTTCTAACGCCTGCGCATCATCGGGCGGAATAAACTCAAGAGTAATATCGGCTTTACTACTAACTGATTTATTCTCATCTAGAAAATAGTTGGTACGCTGACTAAACCATTTTCCTGCACTTAAATTTAGAAATTTTTGTAAATTCATGATTATATTATTCTGTTAGTCTATAAAAATTTTATAGAATTATTGCCCCTTTCTGAAAGCTGATTGCTCCTATAGATTACAGCGCCGCTTTGAGGGTGAATCATCTACTTGAGTTACATATAATAATGGCTTGGGTCTTTGCCAAGCTTATTAAACCACTTTTTTGAACAAGCTCGATATAGCATAACTTGGGTTTCTTAGCAATACTGCAATTTTTTCAACCTATGAATAGCCGACCAAATTATCCGACTTCTATTACCGATTTGCCTTCTTTAGAATTATCTCTCGACATTTTACTAAATCGACAGGAAAAAGATTGGGGATGTTTTCAAGTAGTCAAAGAAGGAGAATTTTATGCTTTATATATTCCAACTTTAGATAGCTTTAAACTATACAAAAATCCTAAAAGCGAAAACTATAAAGGATACTGGCGTAACTCTTTGTCGGAAACCTTACCAGATTTAAAAGGCCGAGACGAAAAACCCGACGTCTTTCTACGTAACCGTAGTAAGCAGATAGAAGAAAAGAAAAAAAATCAAACGATAATCCTGAAAAAGCAGCGCGTTATTGATGTAAAATATCGCTACAATTCATGTCCAGAAATGTACCGCCTTAATCAAATGATTGCGAAACTACTACGCGATCGCATTGCTAGCAACCTTACTTTTACTCCAGGTGCAGAAATAATGCCTTTAGTTTTGGCAACTGAAGTTGAGGATTAATTAAGCTATACACTATATATTTTAGATAACCTGCAATAGCATTGTTTAATTATTAGCACTTAGTATCGCTAAAATAATCGAGCATAATTTAAATTACACTTGGCAAACTTATGGTAGAAGCAAAAATCGGCATCATTGGTGGTAGTGGTCTATATAAAATGAACGCTCTCAAAGATGTTCGGGAAATAAAATTATCTACTCCTTTTGGCGATCCTTCTGATTCTTTGATTGTCGGTCAACTAGAAGAAGCTACGGTAGCTTTCTTGGCTCGGCATGGACGTAACCATCATCTTCTTCCTAGCGAATTACCTTTTCGTGCCAATATTCACGCTATGAAACAGTTAGGGGTGGAATACATTATTTCTGCTTCTGCGGTTGGCTCTTTAAAGGAGGCAGCCAAACCCCTAGATATGGTAATTCCCGATCAGTTTATCGATCGCACTAAAAATCGCGTATCTACTTTTTTTGGCGCAGGATTAGTCGCTCATATTGCTTTTGGCGAGCCTATCTGTCCAAACTTGGCTGGTGTTTTAGCTGATGCAGTCGAATCATTAAATCTAGCCGAAGTTGATTTGCATCGTGGAGGCACTTATGTCTGTATGGAAGGTCCCGCATTTTCGACTAAAGCAGAATCTCAACTTTATCGTAGCTGGGGAGCAACTATAATTGGCATGACTAATTTACCAGAAGCCAAGCTAGCCAGAGAAGCCGAAATTGCTTATGCTACTCTAGCTTTAGTTACAGACTATGACTGCTGGCATGGCGATCATGACAACGTTACGGTAGAAATGGTGGTCGCTAACCTTCAGCGCAATGCGATTAATGCCCAAAAGGTAATCCAAGCCACAGTAAAAAGCTTAAACACTAATCCTCCTCAATCGGCAGCTCATTCGGCTTTGAAATACGCCATCTTGACTCCTCGCGAGCAAATTTCTAAATCAGCTAAGGAAAAACTCGAATTACTGATTAAGAATTATTTATAAGCCAATAGCATAGTAATTTGCCAGTTGAGAAATTGAACATCAGACAAAAATATTCAAGTTTATTAATTATTATTGGAGTGTCGATCGCTATTTTGTTCAATACTCTCTTGATGCAGCAAACCATAGCTCAACCTTTGCTTATGAAAGAACAAATTACTGAAATGGTAATGCGACAAGCTAAAGCTTGGGAATTACAAGATGCTCAGGCGATCGCTGATGACTTTGCTGATGATGCAGTTTTTATCGCTGCTGGTTTTAAGTTCGAGGACAAACAGCAGATCGAAAACGCAGCACAAGATTACTTCAGACAGTTTAATCAGACGAGTGTTGAAATTAAACGGATTATTATTG
This genomic window from Coleofasciculaceae cyanobacterium contains:
- the hisIE gene encoding bifunctional phosphoribosyl-AMP cyclohydrolase/phosphoribosyl-ATP diphosphatase HisIE, giving the protein MFTSKIKNNIPLDKIRYNEQGLVPAIAQDYLDGTVLMMAWMNQDSLQKTLETGETWYWSRSRQQLWHKGATSGHIQKVRSLRYDCDSDALLITIEQIGGIACHTGERSCFHQIGDTKVAPPADTLSEVYRVICDRLANPTETSYTCKLLAGGDNKILKKIGEESAEVVMACKDDDSSAIASEVADLLYHTLVALAYHNVDIRDVYRQLQSRRG
- a CDS encoding phycobiliprotein lyase, with product MNLQKFLNLSAGKWFSQRTNYFLDENKSVSSKADITLEFIPPDDAQALELCQKHHLDSNLIVGGTVQSWDNSVDWGKTKQVGSATIILVKDLENDRTGKLIRPEDAKICGRYVLAEDEALTLIIETDKMYAEERQWFASDNFRMRTTVVKYSDGKKQTSFYSEIRKAAV
- a CDS encoding S-methyl-5'-thioadenosine phosphorylase; amino-acid sequence: MVEAKIGIIGGSGLYKMNALKDVREIKLSTPFGDPSDSLIVGQLEEATVAFLARHGRNHHLLPSELPFRANIHAMKQLGVEYIISASAVGSLKEAAKPLDMVIPDQFIDRTKNRVSTFFGAGLVAHIAFGEPICPNLAGVLADAVESLNLAEVDLHRGGTYVCMEGPAFSTKAESQLYRSWGATIIGMTNLPEAKLAREAEIAYATLALVTDYDCWHGDHDNVTVEMVVANLQRNAINAQKVIQATVKSLNTNPPQSAAHSALKYAILTPREQISKSAKEKLELLIKNYL
- a CDS encoding nuclear transport factor 2 family protein: MNIRQKYSSLLIIIGVSIAILFNTLLMQQTIAQPLLMKEQITEMVMRQAKAWELQDAQAIADDFADDAVFIAAGFKFEDKQQIENAAQDYFRQFNQTSVEIKRIIIDEAQGAVQWDWRDQNRQTGKESYAEDAIIFELKDGKIVYWREYIEKKKS